The region GTTTTATTTCATATTAAACTATTTAATTAGTTATATTTCACAGCAATAATGGTAATTCAATCCTTATCTGGTAATTCATAACGATAAATATCATATTAGTAGAGGCTCTGCCATCGTCTTAAAATTGCAATACGAAGTGGGAGACGCAATTTTCTATAAATAAAAAAAGGTTCTATAATAAAGGTTGGGGTGTGTATCATTTAACACATTCCCAACCTTCTTTTTATGTATTAAAAAAATGTGAGTATGAAAACGAAATTCGTTTCTACCCACATTTTTTTATTTATTTGGTTTTTTCGCCACAATAGAAGTCCAATCTCCCATGGTAGTAATTTCTTCTATGATAAATCCATTTCTTAAAATGGCTTCTTTAACTTCTTCTGCTTTCATATCAATGATTCCAGAACTGATAAAATAAGCTCCAGGTTTCATAAATTCGCCTACTACAGCTGACAAAGGTATGATAATATCTGCTAAAATGTTTGCAACCACAAAATCATAGCTATTAAGCCCAATGCGCTCACGTAGGCCTCTATCCTCGATAACATTACCATCGAATAGTTCTATTCTACCTTCTGTTCTCGTTGAGGAATCAGAAGATTGACATAGCACAGCTTCTAATTGATTTACGTCACAATTTTCTTTGGATGCACTTACTGCGTTTTCATCGATGTCAATTGCAACCGCTGTTTTTGCTCCCAACTTTCTACCTATTATGGTAAGGATACCGCTACCACATCCAACATCTAATAAAGTAGCTCCAGGCTGCATGTATTTCTTTATATTAAGAATACATAACTTAGTTGTTTCATGAGCTCCTGTTCCAAAAGCGGTTCCAGGATCAATTTCAATAACTAAGTCCGTTTCCTTGCGCTCCTCTAGCTTCTCCCAAGTTGGTTTGATTACAATGGTATCATCCACACGAAATGGTTTAAAAAATTCTTTCCAATTGTTTATCCAATCCTTATCTTCTGTTTCTGATAAAGAGAGCTTTCCACTACCAACCTCAACAAAGTCACGTAGTTCGTCTAACCCTTCTTGAATTGAAACTTTTAGAGACGGTAAATCTTCCTCATTCTCCAAGTAAAAATTAATAGTAGCAATGCCGTCATCTTCACCCAATTCAGGAAGAATATCGATAAACATACGTTTCTTCTCTTCTTCGGTAATCGGTACCTTATCTACCACTTCAATTCCCTCAATTCCAAGAGAAAGAAGCATATCGCAGACTAAATCTACCGCTTCCGTCGTTGTTTCCAACGATAATTTTTTCCACTTCATGTATATCCTCCTGGTTGCATACCTTCCCTAAGGTACAAAACACACTGTCTCATACCCTAATTTCAATGATGGAAGGTGTCGTTCTATTTTTGTTTCTTATTTCCCGAAAAATTTCTTTTTCTTTTCTTTTGTATCCTCAGTAGTAGTATCCTCTGATTTTTTGCCAGATACGGATTCTTCAAACTTCTTTAATAAATCTTTTTGCTCATTATTTAATTTTGTTGGTACTTGTACAACTAAAGTTACATAATGATCACCGCGCACATCTTTGTTACGTAAGGTTGGAACACCTTTTCCACGAAGACGTACTTTTGTATCTGTTTGAGTTCCTGGTTTTACTTCATATAAGACATCGCCATCTACGGTACTAATTCTTACATCTCCACCAAGTGCAGCCTGTGTAAATGTCATTGGTGCTGTTGAATAGATATCGTAATCCTGTCTCTGGAAGATTGGGTGTCTACTAACATTTACTTCAACTAATAAGTCACCACGTTCGCCACCGTTAGTACCAGGTTCTCCTTTACCACGGATACGAATGCTTTGGCCATTATCAATACCAGCAGGAACAGAAACTTGAATTTTCTTCTTACGGCTGATATAACCACTACCATAGCAATCAGGACACTTTTCTTTGATAATCTTACCAGTACCACGACAATCCGGACAGGTTTGAACGTTACGAACCATACCAAATAAGGACTGCTGAGTAAAGGTTACCTGTCCTTTACCATTACACTTATGACATGTTTCCGCTGAGCTACCAGGCTTTGCACCAGAACCATGACAAGTTTCACATTCATCTTTTAATGATAGCTCGAGTTCCTTCTCACAGCCAAATACTGCTTCTTCAAAGGTGATACGAATGGCTGTACGTAGGTTTGCTCCATTCATTGGACCATTGCTGGCACGAGATCTTCTTCCCCCACCAAAGATGTCTCCGAAGATATCACCAAAGATATCTCCCATATCACCCATATTAAAATCAAAACCGCCAGCTCCACCGCCACCCTGTTCAAAAGCAGCATGACCAAACTGATCAAATTGTCTCTTTTTCTCCGGGTCACTTAAGACAGCATATGCCTCGGAAGCCTCCTTAAACTTTGCTTCCGCAGTCTGATCCCCTGGATTTGCATCCGGATGATACTGCTTTGCTAGTTTACGATAGGCTTTTTTGATTTCATCGTCCGATGCACTTTTTGAAATCCCAAGCACCTCGTAATAATCTCTCTTATCTGCCATAACTATCCTCCAACATTCACATTATCCAAACTAATTTTGATAAGTGACCTCCCGTCACAATTATACATGTATTCGCAAATAGCTGTCCTACGATTACCGCCAGTAACCATAAGACAGCTTAGCATACTTTCATAAGGACTCTTAGCACAATCCTATCCTGAATAAAATATTATAACGAAATTATAGAAAAGAAGCAAGCACTTTTTACTCCCAACCTCAGTAGGAAAAATTCTAACTTAGAGGTCACGAAAATCGCTACACGAGCACTTTTTGCTCCCAATTGCTGTAGGAAAAATCCTCACTTAGGGGTTGCGAAAAGCGCTACATGAGCGCTTTTTGCTCCAAATTAAACTTCTCTATAATCTCCATCAACTACATCATCGCCTGCATAAGTGTCACCCTGTGGGCCAGCACCAGACATATCAGGGCCTGCACCTGCTGCACCTTGTGCACTTTCATAAAGTTTTGCAAATAATGCCTGAGCACTATTCATTAACTTCTCTTTTGCAGCCTTCATATCTTCAACTTCGCCTTCAGACATAACTTCTGGATTTGCTTTTGCAACTAAATCCTTTAAGTGATTTAAGTCAGCTTCAACAGCAGTCTTTTCGTCAGCACTTACTTTATCGCCAACTTCACTTAATGCTTTTTCTGTCTGGAATACGATAGAATCTGCATCATTTCTAGTGTCAACTGCATCTTTACGCTTCTTATCTTGAGCTTCGTACTCAGCAGCTTCTCTTACTGCCTTATCGATATCGCTATCAGACATGTTAGAACCAGCAGTAATTGTGATGTGCTGTTCTTTTCCAGTTCCAAGATCCTTTGCTGATACATTTACGATACCATTTGCATCGATATCAAATGTAACTTCGATCTGTGGAATACCTCTTCTTGCTGGTGGAATTCCATCAAGACGGAATTGTCCAAGACTCTTGTTGTCTTTCGCAAATTGTCTTTCACCTTGTACTACGTTGATATCTACAGCTGTCTGATTATCTGCAGCTGTTGAGAAGATTTGGCTCTTCTTTGAAGGGATTGTTGTATTTCTTTCAATTAATCTTGTTGCAATACCACCCATTGTCTCGATAGAAAGTGAAAGTGGAGTTACGTCAAGAAGTAAGATATCACCTGCACCAGTATCACCAGCTAATTTACCACCCTGAACACTTGCACCGATAGCAACACATTCATCTGGGTTTAAGCTCTTACTTGGCTCGTGTCCTGTTAATTGTTTTACCTTATCCTGAACAGCAGGAATACGTGTAGAACCACCTACTAATAATACCTTGCCAAGTTCAGATGGAGCTAATCCAGCATCTCTTAATGCATTCTGAACTGGAATTGCTGTTCTTTCTACTAAATCATGAGTTAACTCATCAAATTTAGCACGAGTTAAGTTAAGGTCAAAATGCTTTGGTCCTTCACTTGTTGCTGTGATGAAAGGAAGGTTGATGTTTGTTGTAGTAGCTGAAGATAACTCTTTCTTAGCTTTCTCTGCAGCTTCTC is a window of Lachnoclostridium phytofermentans ISDg DNA encoding:
- the prmA gene encoding 50S ribosomal protein L11 methyltransferase, translating into MKWKKLSLETTTEAVDLVCDMLLSLGIEGIEVVDKVPITEEEKKRMFIDILPELGEDDGIATINFYLENEEDLPSLKVSIQEGLDELRDFVEVGSGKLSLSETEDKDWINNWKEFFKPFRVDDTIVIKPTWEKLEERKETDLVIEIDPGTAFGTGAHETTKLCILNIKKYMQPGATLLDVGCGSGILTIIGRKLGAKTAVAIDIDENAVSASKENCDVNQLEAVLCQSSDSSTRTEGRIELFDGNVIEDRGLRERIGLNSYDFVVANILADIIIPLSAVVGEFMKPGAYFISSGIIDMKAEEVKEAILRNGFIIEEITTMGDWTSIVAKKPNK
- the dnaJ gene encoding molecular chaperone DnaJ; amino-acid sequence: MADKRDYYEVLGISKSASDDEIKKAYRKLAKQYHPDANPGDQTAEAKFKEASEAYAVLSDPEKKRQFDQFGHAAFEQGGGGAGGFDFNMGDMGDIFGDIFGDIFGGGRRSRASNGPMNGANLRTAIRITFEEAVFGCEKELELSLKDECETCHGSGAKPGSSAETCHKCNGKGQVTFTQQSLFGMVRNVQTCPDCRGTGKIIKEKCPDCYGSGYISRKKKIQVSVPAGIDNGQSIRIRGKGEPGTNGGERGDLLVEVNVSRHPIFQRQDYDIYSTAPMTFTQAALGGDVRISTVDGDVLYEVKPGTQTDTKVRLRGKGVPTLRNKDVRGDHYVTLVVQVPTKLNNEQKDLLKKFEESVSGKKSEDTTTEDTKEKKKKFFGK
- the dnaK gene encoding molecular chaperone DnaK, with amino-acid sequence MGKIIGIDLGTTNSCVAVMEGGKPVVIANTEGSRTTPSVVAFTKTGERIVGEPAKRQAVTNADKTISSIKRHMGTDFRVSIDDKKFTPQEISAMVLQKLKADAEGYLGEKISEAVITVPAYFNDAQRQATKDAGKIAGLDVKRIINEPTAAALAYGLDNEHEQKIMVYDLGGGTFDVSIIEIGDGVIEVLATSGDNRLGGDDFDERVTRYFIDEFKKAEGVDLSTDKMALQRLREAAEKAKKELSSATTTNINLPFITATSEGPKHFDLNLTRAKFDELTHDLVERTAIPVQNALRDAGLAPSELGKVLLVGGSTRIPAVQDKVKQLTGHEPSKSLNPDECVAIGASVQGGKLAGDTGAGDILLLDVTPLSLSIETMGGIATRLIERNTTIPSKKSQIFSTAADNQTAVDINVVQGERQFAKDNKSLGQFRLDGIPPARRGIPQIEVTFDIDANGIVNVSAKDLGTGKEQHITITAGSNMSDSDIDKAVREAAEYEAQDKKRKDAVDTRNDADSIVFQTEKALSEVGDKVSADEKTAVEADLNHLKDLVAKANPEVMSEGEVEDMKAAKEKLMNSAQALFAKLYESAQGAAGAGPDMSGAGPQGDTYAGDDVVDGDYREV